From Gemmatimonadota bacterium, the proteins below share one genomic window:
- a CDS encoding DUF2236 domain-containing protein, translating into MQIPSSYQPGYEKALLTDPDLAKTYIQHTLIGDPDADALINGLAGIDEKQQGEFIRAGMDLDEEKLRDAPQAVRAFFEKVGTPPAWFDPESVYPGCRGFQAYSDLFLTSFVVDIIVQGFTTLISQSFFTTGRLTDQGVRRLKQNILHLLEIMLPGGLERYGEGWKLSVRLRLVHAQVRRHLLASEEWDYDAHGMPISTAHIALASCNFSGMLLRSATRIGARLNDEERDSFMQIWRYTAHLMGVPEALLFSNETEACETYRVGYICEPPPGLEAIAMANSVIASAPYVIGIKDEKERDNLSGFGYRLSRALIGDELADQLMFPKSRTSGPGTLVYLRLRRRIQDILDVLLWWRPGHRTQSFMALLDVSTLEEHKISYRLPDKLHADEAKPW; encoded by the coding sequence GTGCAGATACCTTCTTCATATCAACCCGGGTATGAAAAAGCACTTCTGACCGATCCCGATCTCGCCAAAACGTACATCCAGCACACGCTGATTGGCGATCCCGATGCCGATGCCCTGATCAATGGATTAGCCGGTATTGACGAGAAGCAACAGGGCGAATTCATCAGGGCTGGGATGGACCTGGATGAGGAAAAACTGCGTGATGCGCCTCAGGCAGTACGGGCGTTTTTTGAGAAGGTCGGGACGCCGCCCGCGTGGTTTGATCCCGAGTCAGTATATCCCGGATGCCGTGGCTTCCAAGCCTATTCAGATCTGTTTCTTACCTCGTTTGTCGTGGATATTATTGTACAGGGTTTCACTACGCTAATCAGCCAATCGTTTTTCACCACAGGAAGGCTGACCGATCAGGGGGTGCGGCGGCTAAAGCAAAATATACTTCACCTCCTGGAAATTATGTTGCCGGGTGGCCTGGAGCGATATGGCGAGGGCTGGAAACTGTCTGTCCGTCTGCGGCTGGTGCATGCACAGGTCAGGCGGCATCTTCTCGCTTCTGAGGAGTGGGACTATGATGCCCACGGCATGCCGATCAGTACTGCCCACATCGCGCTCGCGTCCTGTAATTTCTCCGGGATGCTGTTGCGGTCAGCCACGCGAATTGGCGCACGTCTAAACGATGAAGAACGCGACAGTTTTATGCAGATATGGCGCTATACCGCTCATCTGATGGGTGTGCCCGAGGCACTCTTGTTCAGCAATGAGACCGAAGCCTGTGAAACATACCGCGTGGGTTATATCTGCGAGCCGCCTCCCGGTCTGGAAGCTATTGCTATGGCAAACTCGGTGATTGCCTCGGCTCCTTACGTGATCGGTATTAAAGACGAGAAAGAGCGAGATAATCTATCTGGTTTTGGATACCGCCTTTCCCGAGCGTTGATTGGAGACGAACTCGCCGATCAACTCATGTTCCCCAAAAGTCGGACATCTGGGCCCGGGACACTGGTATATTTGCGGCTGAGGCGCAGAATCCAGGATATCCTCGATGTCCTGCTATGGTGGAGACCGGGTCATCGTACCCAAAGCTTCATGGCCTTGCTCGACGTATCTACGCTCGAAGAACATAAAATCAGTTACCGATTACCCGACAAGCTACACGCAGACGAGGCGAAGCCGTGGTGA
- a CDS encoding MMPL family transporter, with protein sequence MVEGVFLLRLERYTAVILRYRWLVVALATLVMLALTAGVRFITVTNDYRILFGEDNPQLLAFDALENTYSASNTALIAIAPRDGSVFTREALGAVEELTEAAWRAPYSSRVNSLTNYTHSEALDDDLVVAPLVDDASSLSDVDVVRIEKIALDAIEIAGRLVSHDRRTAGVAINFILPKNHDQAVIEITDYLDSILSQARTSHPDIDYYLTGDVVMHRTFADVTKSDMETLTPVVFLIIVGATIILLRSILSTLAIVAVIVFVINTTMGFAGWNGVVFSPTNAGVPIIVMVIAIADSIHIVTSVLLGMRRGLDRNAAIVESIRINAYPIFITSVTTAIGFLSLNASDSPPFHILGNYVAFGVLCALVYTMTLLPALLSILPLRASLVQSQRTAFFDRFADFVIARRNFLLWFVTAVVVVLILGVSRIELSDNMAQYFDDRYEFRRDTDYIIDNLTGLDKLEYSLSAGREGGITDPEYLRQVDAFAEWYRAQPEVTHVQAFSDIMKRLNKNMHGDDPAFYRLPKDPDLAAQYLLLYEFSLPFGSDLNDRIDVAKSATRLSVVTRNAWSRDLRELDKRAQVWLQANAPAFAHEASGLSIVFAHLSLRNINSMLRGTITAMALISFILIWIFKSVRVGLLSLLPNFIPAIMSFGLWGYLVGHVGIASSVVIAVVFGIVVDDTIHFLSKYLKARRDGLPAPEAVRYTFNTVGHALWTTTAVLSVGFLVFATSGFEVSWALGLLVTITIVFALVADFLLLPTLLIAIDRRNS encoded by the coding sequence ATGGTCGAAGGAGTGTTTCTTTTGCGATTAGAACGCTACACCGCTGTCATTTTGCGCTATCGATGGTTGGTCGTTGCGCTCGCAACGCTGGTCATGCTGGCATTGACGGCAGGTGTTCGCTTCATTACTGTCACGAACGATTACCGCATTCTGTTTGGTGAAGACAATCCGCAACTCCTCGCTTTCGACGCTCTGGAGAACACGTATTCGGCCTCCAATACGGCACTGATTGCCATTGCGCCCCGAGATGGCTCGGTGTTCACCCGCGAGGCGCTTGGCGCGGTTGAAGAATTGACCGAAGCCGCGTGGCGTGCGCCTTATTCCAGTCGCGTCAATTCCCTTACCAATTATACCCATAGCGAAGCACTTGATGACGATTTGGTTGTCGCTCCGCTCGTTGACGACGCATCTTCTCTGAGCGATGTCGATGTGGTGCGTATCGAGAAGATCGCGTTGGACGCAATCGAAATTGCCGGGCGTCTGGTGTCTCATGATAGACGCACGGCCGGGGTGGCTATTAATTTTATTCTGCCCAAAAATCACGACCAGGCAGTGATCGAAATTACCGATTATCTCGATTCGATCCTGAGTCAAGCCCGTACGAGCCATCCGGATATCGATTATTACCTGACTGGCGATGTGGTCATGCATCGGACTTTTGCCGATGTCACGAAGAGCGACATGGAGACTCTGACACCTGTTGTATTTCTCATCATTGTAGGTGCCACAATTATTCTCCTGCGTTCGATTCTCAGCACTTTGGCCATTGTTGCCGTGATCGTGTTTGTCATCAATACGACTATGGGATTCGCCGGCTGGAATGGCGTGGTGTTCAGCCCCACCAATGCCGGCGTGCCGATTATTGTCATGGTGATCGCCATCGCGGATTCAATCCACATTGTCACGAGTGTTTTACTGGGTATGAGGCGCGGTCTGGACAGAAATGCGGCGATTGTTGAGTCGATCCGCATCAATGCCTATCCGATATTTATTACCTCGGTCACGACGGCGATTGGATTCCTCAGCCTGAATGCCTCAGATTCACCGCCTTTTCACATTTTGGGCAATTACGTGGCATTTGGCGTCTTGTGCGCGCTTGTTTACACTATGACGCTATTGCCGGCATTGCTTTCGATTCTGCCATTGCGCGCGTCTCTTGTGCAGTCTCAGAGGACGGCTTTTTTTGACCGCTTTGCTGACTTTGTCATCGCTCGGCGCAATTTTTTGCTCTGGTTCGTCACTGCGGTTGTCGTTGTCCTGATACTCGGTGTCTCCCGCATTGAGTTGAGCGATAATATGGCGCAGTATTTTGATGATCGCTACGAGTTCCGGCGCGATACGGATTATATTATTGATAATCTGACTGGTCTGGATAAGCTGGAATATTCGCTGAGTGCAGGGCGCGAAGGTGGTATTACTGATCCGGAGTATCTGCGCCAGGTCGATGCTTTTGCCGAGTGGTACCGGGCGCAACCCGAAGTGACCCATGTCCAGGCATTTTCGGATATTATGAAACGTCTCAATAAAAATATGCACGGCGACGATCCAGCTTTTTATCGCTTGCCCAAAGACCCGGACCTCGCGGCGCAGTACCTGTTGCTCTACGAGTTTTCGCTTCCGTTCGGTAGCGATCTCAACGACCGCATAGATGTCGCCAAATCCGCTACGCGTCTGAGTGTCGTGACCAGGAATGCGTGGTCTCGAGATTTGCGTGAACTCGATAAGCGTGCGCAGGTGTGGCTCCAGGCCAATGCACCCGCTTTTGCACACGAAGCATCGGGTCTGAGCATTGTTTTTGCCCATCTGTCCCTGCGAAATATCAATAGTATGTTGCGCGGTACGATCACTGCGATGGCACTCATTTCATTCATTCTGATCTGGATTTTCAAAAGTGTTCGGGTGGGTCTCCTCAGCTTGTTGCCCAATTTTATCCCCGCGATTATGAGTTTTGGCCTGTGGGGCTATCTCGTCGGCCATGTGGGGATTGCCTCTTCGGTGGTGATCGCCGTTGTTTTTGGAATTGTTGTGGATGATACGATTCATTTTCTGAGCAAATATCTGAAGGCCCGGCGCGATGGCCTTCCCGCACCCGAAGCTGTGCGCTATACCTTTAACACGGTGGGCCATGCGTTATGGACGACGACCGCAGTGTTGTCAGTGGGCTTTCTGGTGTTCGCCACATCGGGATTTGAGGTGAGTTGGGCACTCGGTCTTTTGGTCACGATTACGATTGTCTTCGCGCTTGTTGCCGACTTTTTACTTTTGCCAACTCTACTGATTGCTATTGATCGGAGAAATTCATGA
- a CDS encoding outer membrane lipoprotein-sorting protein: MIPIRPIHLFFALCPIILFCLGVSSPARSESAEETGLKIAQDSQDREKGFGNFTAQQTMVLRNKHGQESRRQLRVKVLEVSEDGDKSLFVFDEPRDVKGTALLIHAHRESADDQWLYLPALKRVKRISSSNQSGSFMGSEFAYEDLTPQAVEKFTYRYLRDEAYGDLTCTVTERFSVDKKSGYSRQVVWRDKDELRVWKVEYYDRKDAHLKTLTLGNYAQYLERYWRAGEMTMVNHLTGKSTVLTWTDFEFQADLNDRDFTQTGLKRVR, encoded by the coding sequence ATGATACCAATACGACCAATACACCTGTTTTTCGCGCTTTGTCCAATTATTTTGTTTTGTCTCGGTGTGTCATCACCTGCTCGTTCCGAAAGTGCAGAGGAAACCGGGTTGAAAATCGCTCAGGATTCCCAGGATCGCGAGAAGGGTTTTGGTAATTTTACGGCTCAGCAAACCATGGTGTTGCGCAACAAACACGGGCAAGAGAGCCGGCGCCAACTCCGGGTAAAGGTTCTCGAAGTCTCCGAAGATGGCGACAAAAGTCTGTTTGTGTTCGATGAACCGCGCGATGTCAAGGGAACGGCGTTGCTTATTCACGCTCATCGGGAAAGCGCGGACGACCAATGGCTTTATTTGCCCGCTCTGAAACGCGTCAAACGCATTAGTTCGTCCAACCAGTCCGGCTCTTTTATGGGGAGTGAATTTGCTTATGAGGACCTGACCCCTCAGGCTGTGGAGAAATTTACCTATCGTTACCTGCGCGACGAGGCATATGGCGATTTGACATGCACGGTTACAGAACGCTTTTCCGTGGATAAGAAATCGGGCTATAGCCGCCAGGTGGTCTGGAGGGATAAGGACGAGCTTCGCGTCTGGAAAGTGGAGTATTACGACCGCAAGGATGCCCATCTGAAGACACTCACTCTGGGGAATTATGCGCAGTATCTGGAGCGTTATTGGCGTGCTGGTGAGATGACGATGGTCAATCATTTAACCGGGAAAAGTACCGTTCTGACCTGGACGGATTTTGAGTTTCAGGCTGATCTCAACGATCGCGATTTCACACAAACTGGGCTGAAACGGGTGCGTTGA